In one window of Leishmania braziliensis MHOM/BR/75/M2904 complete genome, chromosome 8 DNA:
- a CDS encoding putative ribose-phosphate pyrophosphokinase, which produces MLKTGKDLSQGQAFHRQLLSEYNTEITLENYVSYFDLKPIAKKIEHIRQELESTYRDRYTHRGVSDGTSVTSALTSAERPHGSTTTIFIDPLSPLFFESPGFAELKATDSGLAELVQNRIQLQEKFFEKLHESYLRVKHYLIKLECSFVNSVAELRTFNEDHIRNELPHDYIPSLYLKLEIIAKYRALNLIAFRKILKKFLERCACDSLELLQRVINIDRLIYASNVSQPSIDFRSAALDLIVVYGTVFRLTYEQAVRHIKQYENRTGVNAQRILPNSQTFFVADAFPHHERAGRFAVRVLSGTCSLFCEKMITEVLQCPRYPGNSCGRFANGEISVTLQCPVRGDDVFVVQSMVALESENLSNSGALMELALLVHSVQLAAAARITAVIPYLSYTRNVASISAVAELIESVGCHHVITVDMHSDQVEGMFSIPIEGISAMYEFVRYISNLLESEGNTFENITVVAPTGEFLGRAKEFADALMRYNHLDSATQFVSVCTAVRRVETQQSVCTNGGNRDDYEMPRAWVEHHRCVSPSVPEELVHPSKWQQVQVPVTRNVECCTPNSSGVASVSTSHFLINTPTDASGIQYLHSPTTPSAADALAAELVAVVGSESAVVGPGMHNNYISTNSTAQDGLHSLLLHRHHDAGVHHSSSTLGIEKALRQQEEGRQALILRKEAVRSEYKNYALVGDVAGRLCIIIETVIDEAINIAHVARCLQEHRADRIILIATHAVMSGKAVDVLIESPIDLIVVTDSVNQDELMKNPALARKLRVVPIAPLLARAIEKIHSENTLATLFEKS; this is translated from the coding sequence ATGCTGAAAACTGGCAAGGATCTCTCGCAGGGCCAGGCCTTCCACCGGCAGCTGCTCAGCGAGTACAACACGGAGATTACGTTGGAAAATTACGTCTCTTACTTTGATCTGAAGCCAATTGCGAAGAAGATCGAGCACATTCGGCAGGAATTGGAGTCCACGTACCGTGACCGATATACCCACCGCGGTGTCAGCGACGGTACCTCGGTGACGTCAGCGTTGACGAGTGCCGAACGGCCGCATGGCAGCACCACTACCATCTTCATTGACCCGCTCtcgccgctcttctttgAATCACCCGGCTTCGCGGAGCTGAAGGCGACTGACAGTGGTCTGGCAGAGCTCGTCCAGAACCGCATCCAGCTACAGGAGAAGTTCTTCGAGAAGCTACATGAGTCATACCTGCGTGTGAAGCACTACCTCATCAAGCTCGAGTGCAGCTTTGTCAACTCTGTGGCGGAGCTACGCACTTTCAATGAAGACCATATCCGCAACGAGCTCCCGCACGACTACATTCCATCGCTTTACCTGAAACTTGAAATCATCGCCAAGTACCGCGCACTTAATCTGATCGCGTTCCGCAAGATCCTGAAAAAGTTCCTGGAGCGGTGCGCCTGCGACAGTCTcgagctcctgcagcgcgtcATCAATATTGACCGGCTCATCTACGCGAGTAACGTCTCACAGCCCTCCATTGACTTCCGGAGCGCGGCGCTCGACCTCATTGTCGTCTACGGCACCGTCTTCCGGCTCACGTACGAGCAGGCCGTCCGCCACATAAAGCAGTACGAGAACCGCACCGGCGTCAACGCGCAGCGTATCCTGCCAAACAGCCAGACCTTCTTTGTCGCCGACGCCTTCCCCCACCACGAGCGCGCGGGCCGCTTTGCGGTCCGGGTGCTCTCCGGCACGTGCAGCCTCTTTTGCGAGAAAATGATCaccgaggtgctgcagtgcccGCGCTATCCCGGCAACAGCTGCGGCCGCTTTGCGAACGGAGAGATCAGCGTGACCCTGCAGTGCCCTGTCCGCGGCGATGACGTGTTCGTCGTGCAGTCTATGGTCGCCCTCGAGTCAGAAAACCTCAGCAACTCGGGGGCGCTGATGGAGCTGGCACTGCTGGTTCACTCGGTGCAGctcgcggcagcggcgcgcatTACGGCCGTCATTCCGTACCTCTCGTACACGCGCAACGTTGCCTCCATCTCGGCCGTGGCGGAGTTGATTGAGTCGGTCGGCTGCCACCACGTCATCACGGTGGACATGCACAGCGACCAAGTGGAGGGTATGTTCTCCATCCCGATTGAGGGCATCTCGGCCATGTATGAGTTTGTGCGGTACATCTCAAATCTCCTGGAGAGCGAGGGAAACACGTTCGAGAACATCACAGTCGTCGCGCCAACTGGTGAGTTCCTCGGTCGCGCAAAGGAGTTCGCGGATGCGCTGATGCGGTATAACCACCTCGACAGCGCCACGCAGTTCGTGTCGGTGTgcacggcggtgcggcgaGTGGAGACGCAGCAGTCCGTGTGCACCAACGGCGGCAACCGCGACGACTACGAGATGCCGCGCGCATGGGTagagcaccaccgctgcgtcAGCCCCTCCGTGCCTGAGGAGCTGGTACATCCGTCCAAGTGGCAGCAGGTTCAGGTGCCGGTGACGCGGAATGTGGAGTGCTGCACACCGAACAGTAGCGGCGTCGCTAGCGTGTCGACGAGCCACTTCTTGATAAACACCCCCACCGACGCCAGCGGGATACAGTATCTGCATAGTCCCACTACGCCCAGCGCCGCAGATGCTCTGGCAGCGGAGCTAGTTGCCGTCGTCGGCAGCGAATCAGCGGTTGTGGGTCCTGGCATGCACAACAACTACAtcagcaccaacagcaccgCACAGGACGGTCTCCACAGCCttctgctgcaccgccaccatgACGCAGGcgtgcaccacagcagcagtacccTGGGTATCGAGAAGGCACTTCGGCAGCAGGAAGAGGGCCGCCAGGCGCTCATCCTGCGAAAGGAGGCTGTTCGCAGCGAGTATAAGAACTACGCCCTTGTCGGCGATGTCGCGGGACGTCTGTGCATTATCATCGAGACTGTGATCGATGAGGCCATTAACATTGCACACGTGGCGCGCTGTCTACAAGAGCACCGCGCAGATCGCATTATCCTCATTGCCACTCACGCTGTGATGTCTGGCAAAGCGGTTGATGTGCTCATCGAGTCGCCCATTGACCTGATCGTGGTTACGGATAGTGTGAATCAGGACGAGCTCATGAAGAACCCGGCCCTGGCGCGCAAGCTGCGCGTCGTACCGATTGCCCCACTGCTCGCGCGGGCAATCGAGAAGATTCACAGCGAGAACACGCTCGCGACACTCTTCGAAAAGTCGTAG